A window from Mus caroli chromosome 2, CAROLI_EIJ_v1.1, whole genome shotgun sequence encodes these proteins:
- the LOC110289339 gene encoding olfactory receptor 8K3-like, whose product MENPNFTMVTEFILVGITDRPELQAPLFGLFLIIYLITLVGNLGMIILTMVDSRLQTPMYFFLRHLATTDLGYSTAVGPKMLRNFLVEQNTISIYFCAVQLSFFSMFIVSEFFILSAMSYDRYVAICKPLLYNVIMSQRVCWVLVAIPYLYSVFVALIVTINIFTSSFCGHNIISHFYCDGLPLISLLCSNKKESEMIILILSTINLISSPVVILVSYLLILRAILRMNSAEGRQKAFSTCGSHLTVVTVFYGTLIFMYVQPKSNHTLNTDKVASIFYTLIIPMLNPLIYSLRNKDVKYALRKTGKSIQNIFS is encoded by the coding sequence ATGGAGAATCCCAACTTCACAATGGTGACTGAATTCATCCTGGTAGGCATCACTGACCGCCCTGAACTCCAGGCCCCATTGTTTGGACTGTTCCTCATTATCTATCTGATCACACTGGTGGGCAACTTGGGCATGATCATCCTTACCATGGTGGATTCCAGGCTACAaacacccatgtacttttttctcagaCACCTTGCTACTACTGACCTTGGTTATTCAACAGCTGTGGGACCAAAAATGTTAAGAAATTTTCTTGTAGAACAAAACACAATATCAATTTATTTTTGTGCTGTCCAATTGTCTTTCTTCAGCATGTTCATTGTTAGTGAATTTTTTATTCTGTCTGCAATGTCTTATGACCGTTATGTCGCCATCTGTAAACCACTTCTCTATAATGTCATTATGTCACAAAGAGTATGTTGGGTCCTGGTGGCAATCCCATATCTTTACAGTGTATTTGTTGCTCTCATAGTCaccataaatatttttacttcttccttctgtGGCCACAATATTATCAGTCATTTCTATTGTGATGGTCTCCCCTTGATATCTCTGCTCTgctcaaataaaaaggaaagtgaaatGATAATTCTAATTTTATCAACTATTAACTTGATTTCTTCACCAGTGGTTATTCTTGTCTCCTATCTGCTCATTCTCAGAGCTATTCTCAGGATGAACTCTGCTGAGGGCAGGCAGAAGGCTTTCTCCACCTGTGGGTCTCATCTGACAGTGGTCACTGTCTTCTATGGGACTttgatatttatgtatgtgcaacCTAAGTCCAATCACACTTTAAACACTGACAAGGTGGCTTCCATCTTTTATACCTTAATAATCCCCATGTTAAATCCCTTAATCTACAGCTTgagaaataaagatgtaaaatatgCTCTTAGAAAAACAGGGAAATCCATACAAAATATCTTCTCCTAG